From Panicum hallii strain FIL2 chromosome 2, PHallii_v3.1, whole genome shotgun sequence, a single genomic window includes:
- the LOC112883464 gene encoding uncharacterized protein LOC112883464, with product MHQRTGSRCYVEHAHALRDKFKDEEPTPVELFREFHSSRKTGSVSETVQKALDDMEAMMEEPVQEGQEPMSPGRAVREVVGASTFLEVVGLEPKTKSRGSVSSRLEALTAELERDKAEGRQVEQIVEQ from the exons ATGCATCAGCGCACAGGCTCCCGGTGCTACGTTGAACATGCCCATGCCTTG AGAGATAAATTCAAGGATGAAGAGCCCACCCCGGTGGAACTGTTCAGGGAGTTCCATTCATCACGGAAAACTGGTTCTGTTAGTGAGACAGTTCAGAAAGCTCTT GATGATATGGAAGCGATGATGGAAGAACCTGTACAAGAGGGACAGGAACCGATGTCTCCTGGTCGTGCTGTTCGTGAAGTTGTTGGAGCAAGTACCTTTCTTGAAGTTGTGGGCCTTGAACCGAAGACAAAAAGCAGAGGTTCCGTTTCTTCCCGGTTGGAAGCTCTGACGGCTGAACTTGAGCGCGACAAAGCCGAAGGTCGACAAGTTGAACAAATAGTTGAACAATAG